In Rouxiella sp. WC2420, the following proteins share a genomic window:
- a CDS encoding methyltransferase domain-containing protein: MKNKIKELVDLLPEVYQTIYGHPDLSQVVSRECFDRLTEINIVYSALEDKLGRPLRVLDLGCAQGFFCLSLAERGATVLGIDFLEANINLCNALAEENSHLNVKFSQGRIEEVITQLENDEYDLVTGLSVFHHIVHQNGLETVKEWIGHMAEKVAVMIFELAINSEPLYWAASLPDKTKDLISKCAFVHELGLYPTHLSEIERPLYVASNYYWIFGDKLERFSSSKSEPHAFADNVHKGTRKYFFSDDYVVKLFDTSTELKDRNSKELKREIEFLSSPPQGFNTPKLITHGHTQNESWLVMELLPGDLLLDAINNDHSYNSEKVLLSILEQLIVLEENQLYHDDIRTWNILLQENDVARIIDYGSITNEKKDCLWPYNIYLSFLILLSEVVSKIQNDVNPLRNVSISTFNLPSPYNLYLRALWDVPAEEWSFKKIYDCISNHDLSYGQLEASSMTSVWMNAIEEGLQSSIDYAKYIYNESQVVKSELQLLEHSQQAADLQLLTQATEQEDLEKVALLAKLEHFEQVQHSFKAQQTHQLEQYQQLQQVSEQQQLQIQQLEQYQQQFQIERYEQLEQLEQMELNNPIADAEKNERLHHLEQLKQMVELDRFERLTKDRIQKIEDSIEMELVLTKEKLHQAEIQLQHTHAHIGEIHRSTSWRVSSPIRIAKRLITGQQPGGLKNSAITLIKRVVRKTAKTGINYVGRKPKLKNFAISTAHKLGVYNKLVSFYHRYKRISPVITPGTTPMPDSSNYQEHNLKMSSRTSKVYSFLLKKENDKKNKRND; encoded by the coding sequence ATGAAAAACAAAATTAAAGAACTGGTTGACTTGTTACCTGAAGTTTATCAGACGATATATGGACATCCTGATTTATCGCAAGTCGTTTCAAGAGAATGCTTTGATCGACTCACTGAGATCAATATTGTTTATTCCGCTCTTGAAGATAAGCTTGGTAGGCCACTACGCGTTCTAGATTTAGGTTGTGCCCAAGGATTCTTCTGCCTAAGCTTGGCCGAGAGAGGAGCCACAGTATTGGGTATCGATTTCCTGGAAGCAAATATCAATCTGTGTAATGCGCTTGCAGAAGAGAATTCTCATTTAAACGTTAAATTCTCCCAGGGAAGAATCGAAGAAGTTATTACACAACTGGAAAACGATGAATATGATCTCGTTACCGGATTAAGTGTATTCCATCATATTGTTCACCAGAATGGTCTAGAAACGGTCAAAGAATGGATCGGCCACATGGCCGAGAAAGTCGCTGTAATGATATTTGAGTTGGCTATTAATAGCGAACCTCTGTATTGGGCTGCATCTCTTCCTGATAAGACTAAAGATCTAATTTCCAAATGTGCCTTCGTACATGAACTTGGCTTATATCCAACACATCTTTCTGAAATTGAAAGGCCACTGTATGTTGCCAGTAATTATTACTGGATATTTGGAGATAAGTTAGAGCGTTTTAGCTCTTCGAAATCAGAACCTCATGCTTTCGCAGATAACGTACACAAAGGCACTCGCAAATATTTTTTCAGTGATGACTATGTTGTTAAGCTTTTTGATACAAGCACTGAACTTAAAGACAGAAATTCTAAAGAGTTAAAGAGAGAAATTGAGTTTTTATCTTCACCTCCACAAGGTTTTAATACGCCAAAGTTAATTACTCATGGTCATACTCAAAATGAATCATGGTTAGTTATGGAATTGCTTCCTGGCGATCTTTTGCTGGACGCGATTAATAATGATCATTCTTATAACTCTGAAAAGGTATTATTATCTATTCTTGAGCAGCTGATTGTTCTTGAGGAAAATCAGCTTTATCATGACGATATCAGAACGTGGAATATCCTGCTTCAGGAAAATGACGTAGCCAGAATCATTGATTACGGTTCTATAACCAATGAGAAAAAAGACTGTCTCTGGCCGTACAATATCTATCTTTCATTTTTGATATTACTGTCTGAAGTTGTTAGTAAAATTCAAAACGACGTTAATCCGTTACGTAATGTTTCAATCAGTACTTTCAATCTTCCGAGCCCCTATAATCTTTATCTGCGCGCTTTGTGGGATGTTCCCGCTGAAGAATGGTCTTTCAAGAAAATCTACGACTGTATTTCTAATCACGACCTCAGCTACGGTCAATTAGAAGCTAGTTCAATGACCAGCGTATGGATGAACGCCATCGAAGAAGGCTTACAGTCCAGCATTGACTACGCAAAATATATTTATAACGAAAGCCAAGTTGTTAAATCTGAACTGCAGCTGTTAGAGCATTCACAACAGGCAGCAGATTTACAGCTACTGACTCAAGCTACTGAACAAGAAGATTTGGAAAAAGTCGCTTTATTGGCCAAGTTAGAGCATTTTGAACAAGTTCAGCACTCATTCAAGGCACAGCAGACGCATCAGCTGGAGCAATATCAACAGCTTCAGCAGGTTAGCGAACAGCAGCAGCTTCAAATTCAACAGCTTGAACAGTATCAACAACAATTTCAGATTGAGCGCTATGAACAGCTTGAGCAGCTCGAGCAGATGGAACTGAACAACCCTATTGCAGATGCAGAAAAAAATGAAAGGTTGCACCATTTAGAACAGCTAAAACAAATGGTTGAACTTGATCGTTTTGAACGACTGACCAAAGATCGAATCCAGAAAATTGAGGATTCTATTGAAATGGAATTAGTTCTGACTAAAGAAAAGCTGCATCAGGCCGAAATACAGCTACAGCATACTCATGCCCATATTGGTGAAATACATCGAAGCACTTCCTGGCGTGTTTCTTCACCAATCAGGATTGCCAAAAGGCTGATTACAGGCCAGCAACCTGGCGGCTTGAAAAATTCAGCAATAACACTGATAAAGAGAGTCGTTCGTAAAACAGCTAAAACGGGTATTAACTATGTGGGAAGAAAACCGAAGCTGAAAAACTTTGCTATTTCTACCGCCCACAAATTGGGTGTTTATAATAAGCTTGTTTCTTTTTATCACAGATATAAAAGAATTAGCCCAGTCATTACACCTGGTACTACACCCATGCCTGATAGCAGCAATTATCAAGAGCATAATTTGAAGATGTCGTCTCGTACTAGTAAAGTTTATTCATTTTTATTAAAAAAAGAAAATGATAAGAAGAATAAGAGGAATGATTGA
- the cpsG gene encoding phosphomannomutase CpsG, with amino-acid sequence MTTLTCFKAYDIRGKLGKELNTDIAYRIGRAFGEYLKPKKVVLGGDVRLTSEELKLALANGLMDAGTDVYDIGVSGTEEVYFSTFHLDMDGGIEVTASHNPMDYNGMKLVRKNSQPISGDTGLLDIKRLAEQNEFAAVDSSKRGTYQKIDILEQYVDHLLGYINPSALKPLKLVINSGNGAAGHVIDEIERRFKKDNVPVTFIKVHNQPDGNFPNGIPNPLLPECRADTADAVKAHNADMGIAFDGDFDRCFFFDAQGEFIEGYYIVGLLGQAFLEKNPGQKIIHDPRLTWNTQDIVSQSGGVAIMSKTGHAFIKERMRSEDAVYGGEMSAHHYFRDFAYCDSGMIPWLLVAELVSVKGNSLSSMVKDRMAAFPASGEINRKVEDAKLVIQRIRDTYESDALNVDFTDGLSLEFADWRFNLRSSNTEPVIRLNVESKGNTELMNQKTAEILALMGGE; translated from the coding sequence ATGACTACGTTAACTTGTTTCAAAGCTTATGATATCCGTGGAAAACTGGGCAAAGAGTTAAATACAGATATCGCTTACCGTATTGGTCGTGCATTTGGTGAATACCTCAAGCCGAAAAAAGTTGTTTTAGGTGGTGATGTCCGCTTAACCAGCGAAGAGCTGAAATTGGCGCTTGCCAATGGCCTTATGGATGCCGGAACCGACGTTTATGATATCGGTGTCAGTGGTACTGAAGAAGTTTATTTTTCCACCTTCCATTTAGATATGGACGGCGGTATTGAAGTTACTGCAAGTCATAATCCAATGGATTATAACGGCATGAAACTGGTGCGTAAGAATTCCCAGCCTATCAGCGGTGATACCGGGCTGCTTGATATTAAGCGATTGGCCGAGCAAAACGAATTTGCTGCAGTAGATTCCTCCAAACGCGGTACTTATCAGAAAATCGATATTCTTGAACAATATGTTGATCACCTTCTGGGTTATATTAATCCTTCAGCGCTTAAACCTCTGAAGTTGGTGATCAACTCAGGAAATGGCGCAGCAGGACACGTTATCGATGAGATTGAACGCCGCTTCAAAAAAGATAATGTCCCAGTGACATTTATCAAAGTTCATAATCAGCCCGATGGTAATTTCCCTAACGGTATTCCTAATCCACTGCTGCCAGAATGTCGCGCCGATACCGCTGACGCAGTAAAAGCGCATAATGCAGATATGGGTATCGCTTTTGATGGTGACTTCGACCGCTGCTTCTTCTTTGATGCGCAGGGCGAATTCATCGAGGGTTATTATATTGTCGGCTTATTGGGACAGGCATTCCTCGAAAAGAATCCTGGCCAAAAAATAATTCACGACCCGCGCCTGACCTGGAATACGCAGGATATTGTGAGCCAGTCTGGCGGCGTGGCGATTATGTCGAAAACGGGCCACGCGTTTATTAAAGAACGCATGCGCAGTGAAGACGCCGTGTATGGCGGCGAGATGAGCGCCCACCACTATTTCCGTGATTTCGCCTACTGCGACAGTGGCATGATCCCGTGGTTGCTGGTGGCCGAACTGGTTTCGGTGAAAGGTAACTCGCTGAGCAGCATGGTGAAAGATCGCATGGCGGCATTCCCTGCATCTGGAGAAATCAACCGCAAGGTAGAAGATGCCAAGCTGGTTATCCAAAGAATTCGCGATACTTACGAATCCGACGCACTGAATGTCGATTTCACCGATGGCCTCAGCCTCGAGTTTGCTGATTGGCGCTTCAACCTGAGAAGCTCCAATACCGAGCCTGTTATCCGATTGAACGTTGAATCAAAAGGGAATACTGAGCTGATGAATCAGAAAACAGCAGAGATATTAGCGTTAATGGGCGGGGAGTAA
- a CDS encoding ABC transporter permease yields MKDTLQAIYRYRDFITGSVKRDFQSRYQASFLGAAWLILQPVAMILVYTLIFSQVMRARLPEVSGSFSYSIYLCSGLLTWGLFAETLSNLQNVFLSNANLLKKISFPKICLPIIASLSSFINFLIIFALFTIFLIASGNFPGIYFLALFPVVIIQMLFAIGLGVILGVMNVFVRDVGQFVGILLQFWFWFTPIVYIANTLPAWVRGAISYNPLTNIIESYQSIFVYHKWPNWESLLPITIISILLCIFAFSMFRKHAADIVDEI; encoded by the coding sequence TTGAAAGATACACTTCAAGCAATTTATAGGTATCGAGATTTTATTACTGGCAGTGTAAAACGGGACTTTCAGTCCCGTTATCAGGCAAGTTTTCTTGGAGCGGCCTGGTTGATTTTGCAACCTGTAGCAATGATTCTTGTTTATACCTTGATATTTTCTCAAGTCATGAGAGCACGTCTTCCTGAGGTATCAGGCTCGTTTTCATACAGTATCTATTTATGCTCAGGATTACTAACGTGGGGACTATTCGCAGAAACGTTAAGTAATTTACAGAATGTTTTCTTATCCAACGCCAATTTATTGAAGAAAATAAGTTTTCCGAAAATCTGCTTGCCTATTATCGCATCGCTATCTTCGTTTATTAATTTCTTAATTATTTTTGCATTGTTTACTATTTTCTTGATAGCAAGTGGTAACTTTCCCGGGATTTATTTTCTGGCATTATTTCCGGTAGTTATTATTCAAATGCTCTTTGCTATTGGCCTGGGTGTTATATTAGGCGTTATGAACGTGTTTGTGCGTGACGTGGGGCAATTCGTTGGCATTTTACTTCAATTTTGGTTCTGGTTTACGCCAATCGTCTATATTGCCAACACACTGCCAGCATGGGTTAGAGGTGCAATATCTTATAATCCGCTGACCAACATTATTGAGTCTTATCAAAGTATATTTGTATACCATAAATGGCCTAATTGGGAATCATTGTTGCCAATCACAATTATTTCCATCTTGCTGTGCATTTTTGCATTTTCTATGTTTAGAAAACATGCCGCTGATATTGTGGATGAAATATAA
- the galU gene encoding UTP--glucose-1-phosphate uridylyltransferase GalU: MLKAVIPVAGLGTRMLPATKAIPKEMLPIVDKPLIQYIVNECAAAGIKEIILVTHSSKNAIENHFDTSFELESMLESRVKRQLLEEIQSICPKGVTIMNVRQGQSKGLGHAVLCARPLIGDAPFAVILPDVLMDEVSCDLRRDNLAAMVKRFEETGNSQVMVEEVPEEDVSKYGVVDCNGVEGEPGKSIPMKAIVEKPDRKDAPSNLAVVGRYVFNEDIWPLLAVTPYGAGNEIQLTDAIALLMKKETVEAFTMTGRSHDCGDKLGYMKAFVEYSLRHNASGAQFKEWLKTLKID; this comes from the coding sequence ATGTTAAAAGCTGTTATCCCTGTTGCCGGTTTAGGCACACGTATGTTGCCTGCGACAAAGGCCATTCCGAAAGAAATGCTGCCAATTGTTGATAAGCCTCTGATTCAGTACATCGTTAATGAATGCGCTGCCGCTGGCATCAAAGAAATCATTCTGGTCACTCACTCGTCCAAAAATGCAATTGAAAACCATTTTGACACCTCTTTCGAGCTTGAAAGCATGCTTGAGTCGCGCGTTAAGCGCCAGCTGCTGGAAGAGATCCAGTCTATCTGCCCGAAAGGCGTAACCATCATGAACGTGCGTCAGGGCCAGTCTAAAGGCCTCGGGCATGCTGTGCTTTGCGCGCGTCCGCTGATTGGCGATGCGCCTTTTGCCGTTATTTTGCCAGACGTTCTGATGGACGAAGTTTCTTGCGACCTGCGCAGAGACAACCTCGCTGCTATGGTTAAGCGTTTTGAAGAAACGGGTAACAGCCAGGTAATGGTTGAAGAAGTACCAGAAGAAGACGTTTCTAAATATGGCGTGGTTGACTGCAACGGTGTTGAAGGTGAACCTGGCAAAAGCATTCCAATGAAAGCTATCGTTGAGAAGCCGGACCGCAAAGACGCGCCATCAAATTTGGCGGTTGTTGGCCGTTATGTGTTTAACGAAGACATCTGGCCTCTGCTGGCAGTAACCCCTTATGGTGCGGGTAACGAAATTCAGCTGACTGATGCAATTGCATTGCTGATGAAGAAAGAAACCGTTGAAGCCTTTACCATGACCGGCCGTTCGCACGACTGCGGCGACAAATTGGGTTATATGAAAGCTTTCGTAGAATATAGCCTGCGTCATAATGCTTCAGGCGCTCAATTTAAAGAATGGCTGAAAACACTGAAGATTGATTGA
- a CDS encoding TerC family protein, translated as MEWFADPSIWAGLATLVVLEIVLGIDNLIFIAILADKLPRHQRDRARVTGLLFALVMRLLLLAAISWLSSLTRPLLTVFSHSFSARDLIMLAGGVFLLFKATTELNERLEGKDEEDSQQGSRARFWPVVAQIVVLDAVFSLDSVITAVGMVDHLAVMMAAVCIAIGLMLLASRPLTRFVNDHPTIVILCLSFLLMIGFSLVADGFGYNIPKGYLYAAIGFSVMIEMLNQLAQFNRRRFLSSRRSLRERTAETVLRVLRGKHDDAELDAHSSNMVADINPEEDAIFNQQERHMIERVLGLAQRSVSSVMTSRHDVDNVELNDPPEALLQQIAHNQHTRMLVTEDSSTDAPLGVVHVVDLLKQQLLHNSMDIKAVIKQPLIFPEQLSLLAALEQFKQAKTHFAFVVDEFGSVEGIVTLTDVMETIAGSMPESSATLDARHDIVQLEDGSWIANGYMPLDDLVMYLPLLVDEKREYHTIAGLLMEYAQNIPQEGTQLHIDNYLFEPLEVNSHRILKVKITPIKGVIEEDYEV; from the coding sequence ATGGAATGGTTCGCCGATCCGTCGATTTGGGCCGGGCTGGCTACCCTGGTGGTTCTCGAGATTGTACTGGGTATCGATAATCTGATTTTTATCGCTATTCTTGCCGACAAGCTTCCCCGGCATCAGCGTGACCGCGCCCGTGTTACCGGGCTGTTATTTGCTTTAGTAATGAGATTATTATTACTGGCTGCTATTTCCTGGCTCTCGTCTCTCACCCGGCCTTTGCTCACCGTTTTCAGTCACTCTTTCAGCGCACGCGATCTGATTATGCTGGCAGGGGGAGTATTTTTGCTGTTCAAGGCGACAACTGAACTTAACGAAAGACTTGAAGGCAAAGATGAAGAAGACAGCCAACAGGGAAGCCGCGCACGCTTCTGGCCGGTTGTCGCGCAGATTGTCGTGCTGGATGCGGTATTTTCTCTCGACTCGGTGATCACCGCAGTGGGCATGGTCGATCACCTTGCCGTGATGATGGCCGCCGTGTGTATTGCCATCGGCCTGATGCTGCTTGCCAGCCGCCCGCTCACGCGATTTGTTAACGACCACCCTACCATCGTTATTCTGTGTTTAAGTTTCTTGCTGATGATTGGCTTCAGTCTGGTGGCAGACGGGTTTGGCTATAACATCCCTAAAGGCTACCTCTACGCGGCGATTGGTTTCTCGGTGATGATAGAAATGCTGAATCAGCTGGCACAGTTTAACCGTCGGCGCTTTCTCTCCTCCCGCCGTTCACTGCGCGAGCGAACTGCCGAAACTGTGTTGCGAGTGCTGCGCGGCAAGCATGACGACGCCGAACTGGATGCTCACTCTTCAAATATGGTTGCCGATATCAATCCAGAAGAAGACGCGATTTTCAACCAGCAGGAACGCCATATGATTGAACGGGTGCTGGGATTGGCGCAGCGCTCGGTGAGCAGCGTAATGACTTCGCGCCATGACGTGGACAATGTCGAACTTAACGACCCGCCCGAAGCGCTGTTGCAACAGATTGCACACAATCAGCACACCCGCATGCTGGTCACCGAAGACAGCTCTACCGACGCGCCGCTTGGCGTCGTTCACGTTGTCGATTTGCTCAAGCAACAGCTATTGCATAACTCGATGGATATAAAAGCCGTTATCAAACAGCCGCTTATTTTCCCTGAACAACTTTCCCTGCTGGCCGCACTCGAGCAGTTCAAGCAGGCAAAAACGCACTTTGCGTTTGTGGTTGATGAGTTCGGTTCAGTGGAGGGCATCGTCACATTGACTGACGTGATGGAAACGATCGCCGGAAGCATGCCTGAGTCCTCGGCCACTCTCGATGCTCGTCATGACATTGTTCAATTAGAAGACGGCAGCTGGATTGCCAATGGTTATATGCCGCTCGACGATCTGGTGATGTATCTGCCTCTGCTCGTCGACGAAAAACGCGAATACCACACTATTGCCGGTCTGTTGATGGAGTATGCACAAAATATTCCGCAGGAAGGCACTCAGTTGCATATCGATAACTATCTCTTCGAACCCCTCGAGGTTAATAGCCATCGTATATTGAAAGTGAAGATCACGCCGATTAAGGGAGTCATTGAAGAAGACTACGAAGTCTAA
- a CDS encoding mannose-1-phosphate guanylyltransferase/mannose-6-phosphate isomerase, giving the protein MLLPVIMAGGTGSRLWPMSRELYPKQFLRLHSKNSMLQETVLRLDDLEVREPVVICNDEHRFLVAEQLRQIKKLSNNIILEPVGRNTAPAIALAALNAIKDGDDPVMLVLAADHVINDVEKFHEVVEKAIPFASKNSLVTFGIVPTGPETGYGYIQRGESIGELDEGYQVKCFVEKPDSATAETYIASGEYYWNSGMFMFRAKKYLEELEKFRPDIYEACKKSLHDLPDGMDFITVDKEAFSLCPDDSVDYAVMEKTRNAMVVPLDAGWSDVGSWSALWEVNEKDEQNNALTGDVFLHNTHDCYINTDEKMVAAVGVENLVIVNTKDALLVVDKSKVQDVKKVVEYLKTNLRSEYKHHRDIYRPWGKSDLVVAENRFNVNRVTVNPGGKLSTQMHHHRAEHWIILAGTAQVTISDKTFLLTENQSTFIPIGSVHTLENPGKIPLEILEVRSGSYLGNDDVIRIKDHYGRN; this is encoded by the coding sequence ATGTTACTCCCAGTGATCATGGCAGGTGGTACCGGCAGTCGTCTTTGGCCAATGTCCAGAGAGCTTTATCCTAAGCAGTTTTTAAGGTTGCACAGCAAAAATTCTATGCTGCAAGAGACTGTACTTCGTTTGGACGATCTTGAAGTACGCGAGCCAGTTGTGATCTGCAATGACGAGCATCGTTTTCTGGTAGCAGAACAATTAAGACAGATCAAAAAACTGTCTAATAACATTATTCTTGAACCTGTTGGACGCAATACTGCTCCTGCTATAGCTCTCGCGGCGCTGAACGCGATAAAAGATGGTGATGACCCGGTCATGCTGGTACTAGCTGCCGATCACGTCATTAATGATGTTGAAAAGTTTCACGAAGTTGTTGAAAAGGCGATTCCATTTGCCAGTAAAAACAGTCTGGTAACCTTTGGTATTGTGCCTACCGGCCCTGAAACCGGATACGGTTATATTCAACGTGGCGAAAGCATTGGAGAACTTGATGAAGGCTATCAGGTTAAATGCTTTGTTGAAAAGCCTGACAGCGCTACTGCTGAAACCTATATCGCTTCCGGTGAATATTACTGGAACAGCGGCATGTTTATGTTCCGCGCCAAGAAATACCTCGAAGAGTTAGAGAAATTCCGTCCAGATATCTATGAAGCCTGCAAAAAATCACTGCATGATCTGCCAGATGGCATGGACTTCATCACCGTAGATAAAGAAGCGTTTTCACTTTGTCCTGATGATTCAGTCGACTATGCCGTGATGGAAAAAACCCGTAACGCGATGGTTGTGCCATTGGATGCAGGCTGGAGTGATGTTGGTTCCTGGTCAGCCTTGTGGGAAGTTAACGAAAAAGATGAGCAGAACAATGCGCTCACGGGCGACGTATTCCTGCACAACACCCATGATTGTTATATTAATACCGATGAGAAAATGGTTGCGGCCGTTGGTGTGGAAAATCTGGTAATTGTAAATACTAAAGATGCGCTTCTGGTTGTTGATAAATCAAAAGTTCAAGATGTTAAGAAAGTTGTGGAATATCTTAAAACTAATCTGAGAAGCGAATATAAGCATCATCGCGATATTTACCGCCCTTGGGGTAAAAGCGATTTAGTGGTTGCCGAGAATCGTTTCAATGTAAATCGCGTAACGGTTAATCCTGGCGGTAAATTATCCACTCAGATGCATCATCACCGCGCAGAACACTGGATTATTCTGGCCGGTACCGCACAGGTCACTATCAGTGACAAGACTTTCCTGTTGACGGAAAATCAGTCAACGTTTATTCCGATTGGGTCAGTTCATACTCTGGAAAACCCAGGCAAAATCCCATTGGAAATTCTTGAAGTTCGCTCTGGTTCTTACCTTGGCAACGATGACGTTATTCGCATTAAAGATCACTACGGTCGTAATTAA
- a CDS encoding ABC transporter ATP-binding protein, giving the protein MSISVKNVGKAYKQYSSKWGRIAEKLIPGKASLHKKKWVLKDISFEIEAGDSIGIVGVNGAGKSTLLKLLTGTTIPTTGEIHINGKVAALLELGMGFHPDFTGRQNVFMSGLLMGHKRHDIEQLVREIEDFAEIGDYIDQPVRVYSSGMQMRLAFAVATASRPDILIVDEALSVGDVKFQAKCFERISNFRKAGTTLLLVSHSASDIVKHCNHAIFLKDGNIESIGSSRDVTNRYLDELFGKKRSKVEAEDVSNDKGSLADIINTESEDVYATRPGYRKEEHRWGQGGAKIIDFEVKSEGVSYPSIIESKASTDFYMKVLFEKDYESVVPGFLIKSLEGLFLYGTNAFLASEGRESISVSAGEIKVFKFSFPVNLNVGNYLVSFGISSGKPPADVEPLDRRYDSVILNISRTMEFWGIVDFKSKFEVIK; this is encoded by the coding sequence ATAAGTATATCGGTTAAGAACGTTGGTAAAGCTTACAAGCAGTACTCTTCTAAATGGGGACGTATTGCCGAAAAATTAATCCCAGGAAAAGCAAGCTTGCATAAAAAGAAATGGGTATTAAAAGACATTTCCTTTGAAATAGAAGCTGGTGACTCGATTGGTATCGTGGGCGTTAATGGAGCAGGAAAAAGTACCTTACTCAAATTATTGACAGGTACGACTATTCCTACCACCGGTGAGATTCATATCAACGGTAAAGTAGCTGCTTTATTAGAACTTGGTATGGGGTTCCACCCTGACTTTACCGGTAGACAAAATGTCTTCATGTCAGGCCTTCTGATGGGGCATAAAAGGCATGATATTGAACAATTAGTTCGTGAAATTGAAGACTTTGCAGAGATCGGTGATTATATTGATCAGCCTGTGAGAGTTTATTCAAGTGGCATGCAAATGAGGCTAGCTTTTGCCGTTGCTACAGCTTCGCGCCCTGATATTTTGATTGTCGATGAAGCATTGTCGGTTGGTGATGTTAAATTTCAGGCTAAGTGTTTTGAACGTATTTCGAATTTCAGGAAAGCGGGTACGACATTATTGCTGGTATCACACAGTGCGAGTGATATCGTCAAGCACTGTAACCACGCTATTTTCCTGAAAGATGGCAATATTGAAAGTATTGGCTCTTCCCGCGATGTGACTAACCGCTACCTGGATGAATTATTCGGTAAGAAAAGGTCCAAAGTAGAAGCTGAAGATGTCTCGAATGACAAAGGCTCACTTGCAGACATCATCAATACTGAAAGTGAAGACGTATACGCAACACGCCCTGGATATCGTAAAGAAGAGCATAGATGGGGTCAGGGTGGCGCCAAAATCATTGATTTTGAAGTTAAATCTGAGGGCGTCAGTTATCCTTCCATAATTGAAAGCAAGGCTTCGACAGATTTCTATATGAAAGTTCTGTTCGAAAAGGATTATGAAAGTGTAGTACCTGGATTTCTCATCAAAAGTCTAGAAGGGTTGTTCCTTTATGGAACAAACGCATTCCTGGCATCTGAGGGGCGCGAAAGCATTTCTGTAAGTGCTGGTGAGATTAAAGTATTCAAATTTTCGTTCCCAGTAAATTTAAACGTAGGCAATTATCTGGTTTCTTTCGGCATCTCGTCTGGAAAACCTCCGGCAGATGTTGAACCGCTAGATAGAAGATACGATTCTGTAATTTTAAATATTTCTCGAACCATGGAGTTCTGGGGAATAGTTGATTTTAAATCTAAATTTGAAGTTATAAAGTAG